CGCCGTCGCGAGATCCGGCCAGGATCCGCGGCACGTCGATGTCGGGACGCAGAGGGATGCCCACGGCCTCGGCGAAGAGGTCGGCTTTGGTCCCGAAGTAGTGATGCACGAGCGCGGAGTCGACACCGGCGCGGGCCGCGATCGAGCGGACCGTCGCCCCGTCGTAGCCCTTCTCGGCGAAGTCGTCGACCGCGGCCGCCAGAATGCGCGCCCGCGAGTCCGAGGCACCTCTCGGGCGTCCTCGCCGGCGCGGTGACTTCTGCTCGGTCATGCCCGCCAGCCTACGACTTCGCTCGCCGCGATCGACCCGGGCTCAGTCGAGCAGATGACGGAGGTAGCGCGTGGGGTGGTCGAGGAACGAGCGCCAATGGTCCACGATCTCGAGGTCACCCCAGTCCGCCGGACGCACGCCCCACTCCCCGACCTCGAGGATCTTCGCGCCGGGGAGGGCCGCGAGTACCGGCGAATGCGTCGCGCAGAGCACCTGGCCCCCCTCGTCGGCGATGCGGCGGAGCACCGCGATGAGGGCGAGCGTCGAGGTGAAGGACAGGGCCGCCTCGGGCTCGTCGAGGCAGTAGAAGCCCGGCTCGTCGAACCGGCTGTCCAGCAGCGCGAGGAATGACTCCCCGTGGCTCATCTCGTGGAACGGAACGTCGCCGCTGGCCGAGGGGTTCTCTTCCAGATACGTGTAGAACGAGTGCATCGTCTCGGCGCGGAGGAAGAAGCCCCAGCGATTCGCCCCCACCCCGCGCTGCAATCGAAGCCAGTCCGACACCGGCGACTCCGTGGCGCGCGTGCGGTGCCGTGCCTGCCGTGACCCGCCCTCGGGCGACAGCCCGTACGCCAGCGCGATGCCTTCGACCAGAGTGGACTTGCCGCTGCCGTTCTCGCCCACCAGAAAGGTCACTCCGGGGTCGAGGTCGATCCCTTCGCGGAGCACCTGGGCCACGGCGGGGATGTTCGTCGGCCACTCCCCGTCGGGCGTCGGGGCATCATCGTTCGGCCGGACGGCGACCACCGGCTGCTGCCGTCGACGGCGAGAGCTCGGCTCCCAGAACGCATCCATCGTGCTCCCTCCGCGCGTCACGTCTCGTGGAGGCTATCGCCACCCGCGGACACGATCACGATCGGGCGGTCAGCACTCGATGACGTTGACCGCGAGACCGCCCTCGCTGGTCTCCTTGTACTTCGTCGACATGTCGGCACCGGTCTGGCGCATCGTCTCGACCACGGCGTCCAGGGACACGTAGTGGCTTCCGTCGCCGCGCAGGGCGAGTCGGGCCGCCGTGACCGCCGTCGACGCGGCGATCGCGTTGCGTTCGATGCACGGGATCTGCACGAGCCCGCCGATCGGGTCGCACGTGAGACCGAGGTGGTGCTCCATCGCGATCTCCGCCGCGTTCTCGATCTGACGATTCGTGCCGCCCATCACCGCCGTGAGCCCGCCGGCGGCCATGGCGCACGCGGATCCGACCTCGGCCTGGCATCCACCCTCGGCCCCGGAGATCGATGCGTTCGCCTTGAAGAGCGATCCCAGAGCCGTCGCAGTGAGCAGGAAGCGGCGGATGCCACGGCGACGGTTCGCCTCGGCCGTCTGCTCCTCGTCGAGCCCGCTGGCGCTCTCCAGCGTCCGCACATCCGACTCGAATCCCAACAGCGCGCTGCCGACGAGTTCACCGTAGGGGGTCACCGCGTTGCCCGCTCCCAGCCCCGAATCGGCGAGGAACCGCCACCAGTACATCGCGACGGCCGGAAGGATACCGGCGGCTCCGTTCGTCGGGGCCGTCACGACCCGTCCGCCTGCCGCGTTCTCCTCGTTCACCGCGAGCGCGAAGGCGCCGAGCCACTCGCCCGGCAGCTCACGATGCCCGTCGGCCTCGACCGCCTCGAGCTGACCGCGGATCACTCCGGCCCGCCGCTTCACCTTGAGGATGCCCGGGAGGGTTCCTTCCGCGTGCAGACCGGCGTCGACGCAACCCGCCATCGCATCCCAGATCGCGTCGAGTCCGGCGGCGACCTCTTCCTCGCTGCGCACGGATGCCTCGTTGAGTCGCGCGACCTCGGCGATCGACAGCCCGTTCTCGTCGCAGAGCGCGAGCAACGAGGCCGCATCCGC
Above is a window of Microbacterium aurugineum DNA encoding:
- a CDS encoding AAA family ATPase, translated to MDAFWEPSSRRRRQQPVVAVRPNDDAPTPDGEWPTNIPAVAQVLREGIDLDPGVTFLVGENGSGKSTLVEGIALAYGLSPEGGSRQARHRTRATESPVSDWLRLQRGVGANRWGFFLRAETMHSFYTYLEENPSASGDVPFHEMSHGESFLALLDSRFDEPGFYCLDEPEAALSFTSTLALIAVLRRIADEGGQVLCATHSPVLAALPGAKILEVGEWGVRPADWGDLEIVDHWRSFLDHPTRYLRHLLD
- a CDS encoding L-serine ammonia-lyase, iron-sulfur-dependent, subunit alpha; this translates as MTAYVSAFDLFSIGVGPSSSHTVGPMRAALDFARRLTASGALARVGRVEVALYGSLGATGIGHGTPDAVVAGLRGLTPETCDPAEVRAAWADLPAGAVIRIDGTHEVPFVKDDIVFAPRTRLPGHPNAMTITARDAAGDVVAEETYYSVGGGFIRRDGEEAKLATAGFPYSYADAASLLALCDENGLSIAEVARLNEASVRSEEEVAAGLDAIWDAMAGCVDAGLHAEGTLPGILKVKRRAGVIRGQLEAVEADGHRELPGEWLGAFALAVNEENAAGGRVVTAPTNGAAGILPAVAMYWWRFLADSGLGAGNAVTPYGELVGSALLGFESDVRTLESASGLDEEQTAEANRRRGIRRFLLTATALGSLFKANASISGAEGGCQAEVGSACAMAAGGLTAVMGGTNRQIENAAEIAMEHHLGLTCDPIGGLVQIPCIERNAIAASTAVTAARLALRGDGSHYVSLDAVVETMRQTGADMSTKYKETSEGGLAVNVIEC